In Salarias fasciatus chromosome 9, fSalaFa1.1, whole genome shotgun sequence, the genomic stretch attgtgggattttttttaatgttttatcttAATCTTCTAATTTGACTTCTCCAGAAAATAAGATCAAacctcaacattttttttaaatggctttttttcctcttcactgatTTTAATGTACATAAATTcaaaaaatgcaagttttttttcctctctgcagttTTAGTTTAAATATTATGAACATGATAAACAGTTTTTGAAAGTATTGCAGAGAAAATGAGAATCTTTCATAAAATCTGATGTCTTATCGAGGAGACTAGTTATCACCGTTTCAGATTTTAAATGCTTTTCAGTTAATGAGTGCAGAAACAACTAAAGCTTCATATAAACAGAAACACCTTCACTGTGTGATAAAATGCTGTTTGAAGGAGGACTGACTGGGAGCTACATTTACAGAAAGTGTCAGATTATCACGACGTGACGGCTCCACCTGATCCGGTCTGAGTTTGATGTGAGAAGCTAAAGTCCAACAGAAACGTCACGTTTCCTCCTCCAGGGTCAGACAAACCATGATGCTCTACCAGCTTCACTTTACAACATGAGACATCACCAGTTAACCCCcacctctcgctctctctcactcagagTTTGGATTTGGCCTGGAAGAAGCCCATGATGGCGTTCATACACTCGTCGGACAGCCACCGCTCCTTCAGACGCTCCACCTCCGCATCGTTCACCGCGTACAGACGCTCCTTCTCCACCGAGCGGATCAGCTGCTTCGACAGGGCCAGAGACTGAAGGGAcgagttgagagagagagagagagaaagaaagaaggagtttagagagaggggaagaaagaGCATGGAGAGATGGAAACTATAAGATttgagggagagggggagagacacacacacagagagagagagagagagagagagagagagagagagagagagacagagagagagacagagagagagacagagagagagcgagcgcaAAAGTTTCGACAGAGAAAAGGtttagagaggaaaaaaaagagctgacagaaaggaagaaggaaaccttatacccctttcccactgaaactagcTAACAATCGGCAATTTACTgttttcccaccgcctgcagacgcAGGTTTAACCGCCTGCGGGTTGGCTGCATGGCTgtgttttcccgcgctgatggtgtcccacgttgatgacatcatcagcacgacggagcaaagcgaaagtaaacaatgcagacgagctcagtccccgttacctgtggacgaatctcctcttccccacagatccagaggagctctctggtctcactaTCTTGCCAGTGCTGGGTTATCTTGACCAAGGAAATCTCACATTGTGTCCAAAagcaacaactagcgcgctaacgtagccacgctacgtcaacgtcatcacgtaaattaccgcgtCGACCCGGGTCTGCCTTTCCTACTGAAAACGATCAGAGGCGAGCCGATCAAAACCCGGGTCGCCTGCAGGGTCGATCGACAAAATGCCCTTTAAACTCTTTCCCACTgacatgaggagccgattattagcgAGTTAAGAGAGATAGAAACAATGacatttgagagagagagagagagagagagagagagagcacaagTGTTtagatagaaaaagaaaaaaaactttagagGGAAAGGAAGAAGGTGattagagaaagaaagaaaaagaaagaattttgaggaagaggaaggaagaaaaagtgAGTTTAGAGACAGAGGGGGAGCAAATATTTTAACGGAGAGAAAGAGCATAGATAAGGAGAATTTACAGATGGAATGCAAGAAtttagaggaagaaaaagacaacaacagagagagggcgagagagatgCTGCAAAAAGCAtctctttgctgtttttgcttCACTAAATGCAGTTTGGTTGCAGGACCACTACTGTGTtttatgaagtgtgtgtgtgtgtgtgtgcgcgcgctcacGTTGGGCGGCAGCTTGGCGTACTCCTTCAGCCTGGTCCATACTTCGGACTGGAAGCTGCTGTCGGGGAAAACTTCGGTGACCAGGCCGAGCTCGCAGGCCTGAGTCGCCGTCAGCTTCTTATTGAACAGCAGCATCTCGTTGGCCTGGAGAcacagagggggcggggcataaacactggggaaaaaaaccaaccGCCAAACATGTCTGCCGTACCGCCACGGAGGGCCCACAGagcctgctgctcactgatgaGGTCTCCTCTTCATCCCATCATGAGaagattaaataaatattaagAACAATAAATCCAGTCAATCTGACAGGAAAACTGTGAAATTAGTAAACTCTGAATAATTTCTACGGGATTTTCtagactgtcttttttttttttaattcactgggCTGGTCATGTGACTTAAATTAAGCCGTGACATATCAAAACATAACAGTAGATACCACAttggaccactagatgtcactgtgtgacagcCTCAGAAACAAGTCTTTAATTTCAGTAAATCGGTTCTTTAAAGCAGATGTTTAACAGGATAATGCTGATtattaacaaacaaaaatagtTTTATGCATTCATGTGAAACAAATGgtgatattttgtgtgtgtgtgtgtgtgtgtgtgtgtgtgtaccttagCTGCGCCCATGATTTTAGGGAATGTGTAGGAGGAGCAGCCCTCGGCGCTCTGACCCAGCTGACTGAACGGAGTGTGGAAGGTAGCCTGAGGAGAGACACGCATGAATGCaataaaaatgtatgtatgagtggtgtgtgtgtgtgtgtgtgtgtgtgtgtgtgtaccctctCTGTGGCATACACCAAGTCAAACAGTCCCATCACGGTGACAGAGACTCCCACAGCCGGTCCGTTCACCACGGCCACCAGAGGTTTGGGGAAGTCGATGTAAGCCCGCACGTACTTTCTATACAGAACAAAACgacaacaaataaacaaaacaacaaatcaacaaatcTTAACTTTTACATTTCAAGCATGAAAACCTGCCGACAACAGTTATTAAACAGTTTAAAGACACAATAAAGCAGTCAGTACATTGGTGTGTtaaatacgtgtgtgtgtgtgtgtgtgtgtgtgtgtgtgtgtgtgtgtccccccaCCTCAGCAGGTCTCCTGCTCGACTGGCCATCTCCTCAACGCCTCCTTCAGGGATCTTGGTGAAGTTGCTCAGGTCGTTGCCGCTGCAGTAGAAATCTCCAGcgcctgcaggacacacacgtCCCCAAACTCAGCTGATCACTGGCTGcgctgactggtgtgtgtgtgtgtgtgtgtgtgtgtgtgtgtgtgtaccagtgACAACAGTGAGGACCGAGTCGTCTTTAGCTGCACTCTCCAGAGCTGCGATGATGTGGTCGTACATCtgagataaaaaagaaagaaagaaaaagaaagaatttccCCAGTTTAAAACACGGCTTGTTTCACCGTGAAgagcttctcacacacacacacacacacctacctctGTGGTGATGGCGTTCTTCTTGTCCGGCCGGTTCAACTTGATGGTGGTGATGCCGTCCTCCGTGGTCACCTCCAGCGTGTCGTACACTGCGGCGCCCGCCGCGGGGGCGGCGGCCACGCTTCCCCCCTCCGCCTGCTCCAGGGAGGACACCAGGTCGCAGTACTGCTGCCGGGCTtcatcctgacacacacacacacacacacaccagacagcAGAGTTAATGTCTGAATGATCTCCTCACAGTGTGTGGACCGGGACCAGTCCTACCTGAGGTATCGAGCCCAGCGACTTCCAGGCGTCCCACTTCACCTTGTTTACAAAGTCCAGCATGCCGGGTTTGGGTGTGTTGCAGGGACCCTGAGTGGCCTGAAGGCAGAGGACAAGattgaggaggaagaaggagatAAGAATATGGTGAATAAGTTCCATTTAACACTTACttttaaatcacaaaaaaaaaaaaacatacaagaaaCTGCGGTCTCTTTAACTTCAGATGTCATCCAGATAATAGAGCATatttaggggggaaaaaaagcatctggAGGAACTCCCGGTACCTGTTTGAAGAGAGCGTAGATCTTCAGCTTCACCTCGTTGCCCGGGTCTTTCTTCAGCGTCGACAGTTTGTTCTTCGCCTGTTCAAACTGCTCCACAGTCGCACCTGGAAACACATCGTCAGCCAAACCATCAAACCCCCTCCTGAGGCTCTAAAAgagctcaacacacacctggtgaTCACCTGCAGCACCTCCAATCAGAAACcaggaaatgaaatcaaagtaaaaaagacaaaaatggaaaaaactgCTGGTATATCTTAAACTTCTCTAATGTAGCTGCAGCTCTAAACAGCCAGATGTATAATAGCTAAAGCTGGAAAGTccatgggattttttttttaaatgaccacaaaataatgaaaaatatctAAATCATACATGTGACACTTTATTAATGCAAATTGCTTTGTATTTTTGCAATTTTGCTTATTTTCTTCCTTCATTTCAGATAATTGGCATGTTTCGTGTCTGCAGACAAATTTTATTTGGTGAAAAAATTGTGAGAATTTTAGTCATAAAGGTTTCAGACTCCTGGTGCAGAAGAAACAAGAAGGAACAAGGGAGATGCCAGAAACGGTCACATGTCCAGTGCAGGACACTCACCCATCATGGGAGCCGCGGCGGTGTGGAACGTCAGGCCGGGACTGATGGACCGCACCAAACTGGAGACACACACCCAACATTTCACAGCACCAGCTCAGACCTGCTTCTCATGGAAAACCATCCAAATGTTAAACAGACAACCCTCCTCTGAAAGCCCCTCCAAAGCACTGATGTTTTGTTTCAGTCGGATTAATTTGATTTAGGATGCATTCAATACATCATTAATGTGAAGTAAGTGAGACACAAAAACCCTTTTcatttgtcagttttctttgtattaa encodes the following:
- the eci2 gene encoding enoyl-CoA delta isomerase 2; translated protein: MAAVALRCTAPWRFVKIRSLVRSISPGLTFHTAAAPMMGATVEQFEQAKNKLSTLKKDPGNEVKLKIYALFKQATQGPCNTPKPGMLDFVNKVKWDAWKSLGSIPQDEARQQYCDLVSSLEQAEGGSVAAAPAAGAAVYDTLEVTTEDGITTIKLNRPDKKNAITTEMYDHIIAALESAAKDDSVLTVVTGAGDFYCSGNDLSNFTKIPEGGVEEMASRAGDLLRKYVRAYIDFPKPLVAVVNGPAVGVSVTVMGLFDLVYATERATFHTPFSQLGQSAEGCSSYTFPKIMGAAKANEMLLFNKKLTATQACELGLVTEVFPDSSFQSEVWTRLKEYAKLPPNSLALSKQLIRSVEKERLYAVNDAEVERLKERWLSDECMNAIMGFFQAKSKL